A single Brachionichthys hirsutus isolate HB-005 chromosome 17, CSIRO-AGI_Bhir_v1, whole genome shotgun sequence DNA region contains:
- the rtn4rl2a gene encoding reticulon-4 receptor-like 2a — METSSMSRSRRCSITRNCKSGLSLWLVVWLLIGKPSLASACPHLCVCYPTPMTVSCQAQNFTAVPVGVPYESQRVFLQNNRITELRVASFGFGTQVLWLFSNNITWIEAGAFSELRDLEELDLGDNSNLHRLEGGAFRGLEKLQSLHMHRCRLKALPHDIFHKLYSLQFLYLQENNLHFLQDDIFSDLINLSQLFLHGNRIRTLSENVFRGLVNLDRLLLHDNRVRQVNRRAFRDLGRLTMLFLFNNSLAELPSQTLRDTQGIEFLRLNANPWSCGCEARALWEWFREARVSSSEVICASPSTRRGEDLRFLREMDFALCPLPDPGSIAGSTTTTFSTKTRWWFHKNKPQSSTKGVFEKASETVKAGLYGKGPSTTTSVVKYELGEEELALPKLDPEEYWMNYGNEDSGVTLRCFELECPPEFDLPPSSSSPSSSSPSFLSLLALSILSLCLHHFLSG, encoded by the exons ATGGAAACCTCTTCGATGTCTCGGAGCCGACGATGCTCCATTACACGCAACTGCAAAA GCGGTCTCTCCCTCTGGCTGGTGGTGTGGCTGCTCATTGGCAAACCAAGTCTGGCGTCGGCGTGCCCGcatctgtgcgtgtgttacCCGACTCCCATGACCGTGAGCTGCCAGGCGCAGAACTTCACCGCCGTCCCGGTAGGAGTGCCCTACGAGTCGCAGCGCGTGTTTCTCCAGAACAACCGGATCACGGAGCTCAGAGTTGCCTCTTTTGGCTTCGGAACTCAG GTTCTGTGGCTGTTCTCCAACAACATCACGTGGATAGAGGCAGGGGCCTTCAGTGAGCTGAGGGACTTGGAGGAGTTGGACCTGGGGGACAACTCCAACCTCCACAGGCTGGAGGGAGGAGCCTTCAGGGGCTTAGAGAAGCTCCAGAGCCTCCACATGCACCGCTGCCGGCTCAAAGCCCTGCCCCATGACATCTTCCACAAGCTGTACAGCCTGCAGTTCCTCTACTTGCAG GAGAATaatcttcacttcctgcaggatgacattttttctgacctcatcaACCTGAGTCAGCTTTTCCTGCACGGCAACCGCATCCGCACCCTATCAGAGAATGTGTTCCGCGGCCTGGTCAATCTGGACCGCCTTCTGCTCCACGACAACCGTGTCAGACAGGTGAACCGCCGCGCCTTTCGTGACCTCGGCCGGCTCACCATGCTCTTTCTGTTCAACAACTCCCTGGCTGAGTTGCCCAGCCAGACCCTGAGGGACACGCAGGGCATCGAGTTCCTCCGCCTCAATGCCAATCCCTGGTCCTGTGGCTGCGAGGCCCGCGCCCTCTGGGAGTGGTTCCGTGAGGCCCGCGTCTCTTCATCAGAGGTGATCTGTGCCTCGCCATCCACCCGTCGAGGGGAGGACCTCCGCTTCCTCAGAGAGATGGACTTTGCCCTCTGCCCCCTGCCAGACCCCGGCTCAATCGCcggctccaccaccaccacattcAGCACCAAAACCCGCTGGTGGTTCCACAAGAACAAGCCTCAGTCATCCACGAAAGGTGTCTTTGAGAAAGCCTCAGAGACGGTCAAAGCTGGTTTGTATGGGAAAGGCCCGTCCACAACCACCTCAGTAGTCAAATATGAGCTGGGGGAGGAAGAGCTGGCGCTGCCCAAACTCGACCCAGAAGAGTACTGGATGAACTACGGCAACGAGGACTCAGGTGTCACCCTGCGATGCTTCGAGCTCGAGTGTCCCCCAGAGTTCGACCTGcctccatcttcttcctctccctcatcctcctctccctctttcctctcacTACTAGCCCTTTCCATTTTAAGCCTCTGCctccatcacttcctgtctggctga
- the LOC137906931 gene encoding C-type lectin domain family 4 member M-like: MAVEYRASTVTNMDADNSKIGYTHLFDGSKLRFSVYALRNSPFRVATLGLGVLCVLLLVGLIGQSVHYQNVKQDHQDQLKSISKEKENLQNDLKAAQNQKKNLDVTVKQLRDHSTETERRTNNLQTNNNLLSEETSRLKVSQQEFQDSNAALTADNEQLKASNDQLQTNNKALMNTKDMLQKQYDAAVKRKNDLQASHEAVTRERDNLQNKFNNASRSRDQLQVDYNTLIMNVEHLESMYNFSNDEKDKITTSHQNVTTEKDIVQEKYKVLVKATDELRASYASLRQEKRELEDGCTNATLQRDALKLQSNNLTAERDQLQAEVVRLNGMIQSKKCPTGWKTFGQSCFYTSTGKKSWKQSRVYCQGKGADLALLKTQEEMTFINSLYSSDKEVWIGLTDEGQEGQWKWIDGTPVTTTFWGKDQPNSFDGRNQDCVEFWHHATGVGDWNDENCGVEQYWICEM; this comes from the exons ATGGCTGTCGAGTACCGGGCCTCCACCGTGACAAACATGGACGCTGACAACAGTAAGATCGGCTACACGCACCTTTTCGATGGCAGCAAGCTCAGGTTTTCag TTTACGCGTTGAGAAACAGTCCTTTCCGGGTTGCGACACTCGGCCTGGGCGTGTTGTGTGTTCTCCTGCTGGTCGGGCTCATAGGACAGAGCGTCCACT ACCAAAACGTTAAGCAAGACCATCAGGACCAACTGAAGAGCATCAGCAAGGAGAAGGAGAATCTACAGAATGACCTGAAGGCAGCGCAGAATCAGAAGAAGAATCTGGATGTCACGGTTAAACAGCTACGGGATCATAGcacggagacagagaggaggaccAACAACCTGCAGACCAATAACAATCTCCTGTCTGAAGAAACGAGCAGACTCAAAGTTAGCCAGCAGGAGTTTCAGGACAGCAACGCAGCTTTAACCGCAGATAACGAACAGCTGAAAGCCAGTAATGATCAGCTGCAGACCAACAACAAGGCCTTGATGAacaccaaagacatgctgcaGAAACAATACGATGCAGCGGTCAAGCGCAAAAACGATTTACAGGCCAGTCATGAGGCAGTGACGAGAGAGAGGGACAActtacaaaataaattcaacaaCGCGAGCAGATCCAGAGATCAGCTTCAGGTGGATTATAACACTCTGATTATGAACGTGGAACACCTAGAGAGCATGTACAACTTCTCTAACGACGAGAAAGACAAGATAACGACAAGCCACCAAAACGTGACCACGGAAAAAGACATCGTGCAGGAGAAATACAAGGTGCTGGTGAAAGCGACGGATGAGCTGCGTGCATCCTACGCATCCCTGAGACAGGAGAAAAGAGAGCTCGAGGACGGCTGCACCAATGCAACGCTTCAAAGAGACGCGCtgaagctgcagagcaacaACCTGACGGCGGAGAGGGACCAGCTGCAGGCAGAAGTTGTTCGTCTGAATGGGATGATTCAAA GTAAGAAATGCCCCACTGGCTGGAAGACATTCGGACAAAGCTGCTTCTATACTTCCACTGGCAAGAAAAGCTGGAAGCAGTCCAGAGTATACTGTCAAGGCAAAGGCGCAGACCTGGCCCTGCTGaaaacccaggaggagatg ACCTTCATCAACAGCCTGTATTCAAGCGACAAGGAGGTTTGGATCGGACTGACTGACGAGGGTCAGGAAGGGCAGTGGAAGTGGATCGACGGCACCCCTGTGACCACGAC GTTTTGGGGTAAAGATCAGCCCAACAGTTTCGATGGGAGGAACCAGGACTGCGTGGAGTTCTGGCACCATGCAACAGGGGTCGGAGACTGGAATGATGAAAACTGTGGAGTGGAGCAGTACTGGATCTGTGAGATGTAG